Within Micromonospora parathelypteridis, the genomic segment GCCAGACCGCGGGGGCCGTCGCATGACCACCGTGCACGAGCGCGTGGACACGTTCCACGACAACGACCAGAAACCCGTCGGGTACGGCCGGATGCTGCGCAAGGAGGACCCGCGGTTCCTCCGTGGTCGCGGCCGGTACGTCGACGACGTCCAGCTGCCCGGCATGCTGCATCTCGCGATCCTCCGCTCCCCCGTGGCGCACGCCCGGATCGTCAGCATCGACACGAGCGCCGCCGAGGCGTCGCCCGGGGTGAAGGCCGTGGTGACCGGGGCGATGCTGGCGCAGCAGAACCTGGCCTGGATGCCGACGCTCTCCAACGACGTGCAGGCCGTGCTCGCCACGGACAAGGTGCGCTTCCAGGGCCAGGAGGTGGCGTTCGTCGTCGCCGAGGACCGGTACGCGGCCCGCGACGCGCTGGAGCTGATCGACGTCGAGTACGACGTACTCGACCCGGTCATCGACGCGCGACGCGCGTTGGAGCCGGGCGCCCCGCTGATCCGCGACGACCTGGACGGCAAGACGAACAACCACTGCTTCGACTGGGAGACCGGCGACGAGGCGGCCACCGAGGCGGTCTTCGCCCGCGCCGACGTCGTGGTCAGTCAGGATCTCGTCTATCCCCGGGTGCACCCGGCACCGATGGAGACGTGCGGGGCGGTCGCCGACTACGACGCCGTCGACGGCAAGCTGCGGCTCTGGTCGACGACCCAGGCTCCGCACGCGCACCGCACCCTCTACGCCATCGTGGCCGGCCTCCCCGAGCACAAGATCCAGGTGATCTCGCCGGACATCGGCGGCGGGTTCGGCAACAAGGTGCCCATCTACCCCGGGTACGTCTGCGCGATCGTCGCCTCGATCGTCACCGGCAAACCGGTGAAGTGGATGGAGGACCGCTCGGAGAACCTGATCAGCACGGGCTTCGCCCGCGACTACATCATGCGCGGGGAGATCGCCGCGACCCGGGACGGCCGGATCCTCGGCATCCGCACCAACGTGCTCGCCGACCACGGCGCGTTCAACGGCACCGCCGCCCCGGTTAAGTACCCGGCCGGCTTCTTCGGGGTCTTCACCGGCAGCTACGACATCGAGGCCGCGTACTGCAAGATGACGGCGGTCTACACCAACAAGGCGCCCGGCGGCGTCGCGTACGCGTGCTCGTTCCGGATCACCGAGGCGGTCTACCTGGTCGAGCGGATCGTCGACTGCCTCGCCGACGAGCTCGGCATGGACCCGGCCGAGCTGCGGTTGAAGAACTTCATCCGGCCGGAGCAGTTTCCGTACACGACGAAGACCGGCTGGGTGTACGACTCCGGCAACTACGAGCCGACGATGCGGCTGGCGATGGAGATGGCCGGCTACGACGAGTTGCGCCGTGAGCAGGCGGAGAAGCGGGCCCGGGGCGAGCTGATGGGCGTCGGTATCGCGTTCTTCACCGAGGCGGTCGGCGCCGGGCCGCGCAAGAACATGGACATTCTCGGGCTGGGCATGGCGGACGGCTGCGAGCTGCGCGTCCACCCGACCGGAAAGGCCGTGGTACGCCTCAGCGTGCAGTCGCAGGGTCAGGGGCACGAGACCACGTTCGCGCAGATCGTCGCCGAGGAGATCGGGATCCCCCCGGCCGACATCGAGGTGCTGCACGGCGACACCGACAACACCCCGTTCGGCCTCGGCACGTACGGCAGTCGTTCGACGCCCGTCTCGGGCGCGGCGGCGGCACTGGTGGCCCGGAAGGTGCGCGACAAGGCTCGGATCATCGCCTCGGGAATGCTCGAGGTGTCGGTGGCCGACCTGGAATGGGATAAGGGCGCCTTCCACGTCGCGGGCGACCCGGGGCGGTCCGTCACGATCCAGGACATCGCCCTGCGCGCGCACGGCGCGGGTGACCTGCCCGAGGGCATCGAGGGCGGGCTGGAGGCGCAGATCTGCTACAACCCGTCGAACCTGACGTACCCGCACGGCGCTTACATCTGTGTGGTCGACATCGATCCCGGCACGGCCCAGGTGAAGGTCCGGCGGTTCATCGCGGTGGACGACTGCGGCACCCGGATCAACCCGATGATCATCGAGGGGCAGGTGCACGGCGGGCTGACCGACGGGGTTGGCATGGCCCTGATGGAGATGATCGCGTTCGACGAGGACGGCAACTGCCTCGGCGCGTCCCTGATGGATTATCTGATCCCGACGTCGCTGGAGGTGCCCGACTGGGAGACCGGCTTCACCGTGACGCCGTCGCCGCACCACCCGATCGGCGCGAAGGGCGTGGGCGAGTCCGCGACGGTGGGCTCGCCGCCCGCGATCGTCAACGCGGTCGTGGACGCCCTGCAGCCCTTCGGCGTACGGCACGCCGACATGCCGCTGACGCCGTCGCGGGTCTGGGACGCGATGCGCGGCCAGGCCCGGCCGCCGGTCTGAGGGAGCCGAGAATGACCACCATCGCGGAGCGCGCCCGGGAGTTGACCGTCGCTCGGGAGCCGTTCGTCCACGCCACCGTGGTCCGCGCACAGGATCCGACGTCGGCCCGGCCTGGCGACGCCGCGGTGATCCGGACGGACGGCTCGATCGAGGGCTTCGTGGGCGGGGTCTGCGCCGAGAGTTCGGTGCGGGCGGCGGCACTCGACACACTGCGCGACGGCAGCGCCCTGCTGCTGCGGGTGTTGCCGGACGGCGAGGCCCCGTTCCCGGACACCCCGGGGGCGCGGGTGGTGGTCAACCCGTGCCACTCCGGCGGCGCGATCGAGGTCTTCCTCCAACCGGTGCTGCCGGCGCCGGCGCTGCGGGTGTTCGGCAGCACACCGATCAGCGCCGCGGTGGAGACCCTCGCCGCGTTTCTCGACTTCGACGTGGTGACGGCCGACGACTGCGCCGGCTGCACCGCGGTCGTGGTGGCCGGGCTCGGCAAGGGCGAGCAGGAGGCGATCCGCGCGGCGCTGGACGCCGGTGTGGAGTTCATCGCGCTCGTCGCCAGCAGCAGACGCGGCGCGGCCCTGCTCGACGAGCTGGGGTTGACCGACGCGGAACGGGCCCGCGTCCACTCACCGGCCGGGTTGGAGATCCGCGCGAGTACACCACCGGAGATCGCCCTGTCGATCATGTCCGAGGTGGTCCGGGCGATCCGGGCGAACGGTCTGACCCCGGCCCCGGCCTCGGACGCGCCGGCCGGCCGGCCGCACCAGGCCGTCGACCCGGTCTGCGGGATGACC encodes:
- a CDS encoding aerobic carbon-monoxide dehydrogenase large subunit, which translates into the protein MTTVHERVDTFHDNDQKPVGYGRMLRKEDPRFLRGRGRYVDDVQLPGMLHLAILRSPVAHARIVSIDTSAAEASPGVKAVVTGAMLAQQNLAWMPTLSNDVQAVLATDKVRFQGQEVAFVVAEDRYAARDALELIDVEYDVLDPVIDARRALEPGAPLIRDDLDGKTNNHCFDWETGDEAATEAVFARADVVVSQDLVYPRVHPAPMETCGAVADYDAVDGKLRLWSTTQAPHAHRTLYAIVAGLPEHKIQVISPDIGGGFGNKVPIYPGYVCAIVASIVTGKPVKWMEDRSENLISTGFARDYIMRGEIAATRDGRILGIRTNVLADHGAFNGTAAPVKYPAGFFGVFTGSYDIEAAYCKMTAVYTNKAPGGVAYACSFRITEAVYLVERIVDCLADELGMDPAELRLKNFIRPEQFPYTTKTGWVYDSGNYEPTMRLAMEMAGYDELRREQAEKRARGELMGVGIAFFTEAVGAGPRKNMDILGLGMADGCELRVHPTGKAVVRLSVQSQGQGHETTFAQIVAEEIGIPPADIEVLHGDTDNTPFGLGTYGSRSTPVSGAAAALVARKVRDKARIIASGMLEVSVADLEWDKGAFHVAGDPGRSVTIQDIALRAHGAGDLPEGIEGGLEAQICYNPSNLTYPHGAYICVVDIDPGTAQVKVRRFIAVDDCGTRINPMIIEGQVHGGLTDGVGMALMEMIAFDEDGNCLGASLMDYLIPTSLEVPDWETGFTVTPSPHHPIGAKGVGESATVGSPPAIVNAVVDALQPFGVRHADMPLTPSRVWDAMRGQARPPV
- a CDS encoding XdhC family protein encodes the protein MTTIAERARELTVAREPFVHATVVRAQDPTSARPGDAAVIRTDGSIEGFVGGVCAESSVRAAALDTLRDGSALLLRVLPDGEAPFPDTPGARVVVNPCHSGGAIEVFLQPVLPAPALRVFGSTPISAAVETLAAFLDFDVVTADDCAGCTAVVVAGLGKGEQEAIRAALDAGVEFIALVASSRRGAALLDELGLTDAERARVHSPAGLEIRASTPPEIALSIMSEVVRAIRANGLTPAPASDAPAGRPHQAVDPVCGMTVLVGSETPHTRVDGQDFWFCCAGCLATYLAA